In Nitrospirota bacterium, a single genomic region encodes these proteins:
- a CDS encoding chorismate mutase, with product MALEEIRQKIDKIDDEIIELLSKRAKLVIKAGKLKKDEQGVRDPKRVEQVINKVKSKAAEAGLDPYIAEQIYRAIIGCFIDRELKEFKGE from the coding sequence ATGGCACTTGAAGAAATAAGACAAAAAATAGATAAAATTGATGACGAGATAATAGAGCTTTTATCAAAAAGAGCAAAACTGGTAATTAAGGCAGGAAAGCTGAAAAAAGATGAGCAAGGAGTGCGAGACCCAAAGAGGGTTGAACAGGTCATAAATAAAGTTAAGTCAAAGGCAGCAGAGGCAGGTCTTGACCCTTATATAGCAGAACAGATTTACAGAGCTATTATCGGTTGCTTCATTGATAGAGAGCTAAAGGAGTTTAAAGGCGAATAG